The Ignavibacteria bacterium genome contains the following window.
ATCTTCCTGAAAGTTTTAATTGAGGAAGTGTCCCAAGAAAAATTTCGTTCTCTTTAAGTTTGTTTTGATTAACCTTTTCCTGATATGATTTAATTGTAAGGTTATTTTCAAGTGTGAGTTTTATCAGCTCATCGTAAGATAATCTAAGTTCTTGAGCGTAAGTAAAGTTCAAAGCGAACAAGACGATGAAAAATATTTTCCCTCTCATATTAATTCCTTCTCCCTGAGTAAATGAATAAAAACATTTTCAATTGTTGGGATTTTTTCTTTGATGTGAAGAACATCAACATTATTCATTTTTAAGAAATTGATGTATCTCTCAGGACTTTCTTCCAAAATTAGGTTGATATTATCCCCAAACATTTGAACTTCTGTATCCTTAAACTCTTTCTGGATTAATTGATAAGCTGTTCTAACAGGAGAACAAATTATTTCGTAAACTTTTTTGGTGATTGTCTTTTTTAGTTCAGCCGGGTTCTCCAGAGCTAAAATTTTTCCTTTATTAAGCATTGCAATTCGATTGCATCGCTCCGTCTCATCAAGATACGGTGTTGAAATTAAGATAGTGATTCCCTGTTTTAGCAATTCAGATAAGATGGTCCAGAAATCTCTGCGCGAGACAGGATCAACTCCGTTTGTTGGTTCATCAAGAATCAAAATTTCTGGTTGGTGAATAAGAGCAGATGCAAGAGCTGTTTTTTGTTTCATTCCTCCTGAGAGATGATCAACCAGTCGATTACGAAACTTTGTCAAACGAGTAAACTCAAGCAATTCATCTCTTCTTTTTTGAAAATTTTTTACACCATGAATTCTCGCAAAGAATTCGATGTTTTCGTCAATTGTTAAATCACCATAGAGAGAAAATTTTTGAGAAAGGTAACCAATTCGTTTGTTGATTTCAGCGCGATTAGCGTCGGAATTTAAACCGAAGATTAAAATTTCACCTTCGTCTTTTTTTTCAAGACCACATAATATTTTCATTAAGGTAGTTTTACCTGCACCATCGGGACCAACAAGTCCAAATAGTTCACCTTTATAAATTTCAAAGGTTATGTCGTCTAAAGCGATTAAGTCATTAAATCTTTTTCTAAGATTTTTGCATTGAATAATTTTATCGCTCGACATAATCTTTAAGGGAATTGGTTTGATCTTTGTCCTTTATCAAAATTACTTCAGATTAATAAGCACATCACAGAGCATTCCATCTTTAAGCAAATGTTCTGGATTTTCAATTTTAATTTTTACTGCATAAACTAATTTCACTCTTTCATCTTTTGTCTGAATGTTTTTTGGAGTGAATTCAGCTTCGTTTGATATGAAAACTATTTTCCCTTTGAATGTTTTATCGGGGAACGCATCAGGTTTTATTTCGACCTCATCTCCTATTTTAATTTTTCCAAGATTTAATTCATTGACATAAACTTTTACAAATACCTCATCGAGATTAATAATTTTGGTAATCAATGAGCCGGAAGTAACAAGTTCACCTTCGTCGTAGTTTATTAAAGACACATAACCATTTGCCGGTGAAATTACAGCCGCATCGCTTAATTTTTTCTCGAGTAATTCTACATTAGCTTTTGCTGCATCAACCAGTGCTTTGGCAGCATCAATTTCTGATTTTAAAGGTCCTCTCTCCGCCTTCTGTAAATTTTCTCTTGCCGATTTTAATTGAGCTTCTGATATTTCTAATCTCAGTTTTGCATCATCAAAAACTTTTTGAGATACACTTTGACTTTCGAATAGGTTTTTAATTCTTTCGAAATCTTTTTTTGCATTTTCAAAATTTACCTCAGCCTGACGAACCACTTCGCGCAATTGAGCCTTGTCTTCGATTCTGACTCCCTGCAAAATTGTTTGATACTTTGCTAGTGCAGAATTGTAATTAGCAACTGCTTGGTTGTATTGTAATAGAATCTCCTTAGGATCTATTAAAAATAAAGTATCTCCTTTTTTAACCTCTTCACCTTCTTTCACAAAAATTTTCTGTAAATCACCTGTGACTTTAGCTCGAACTTCAATATTTGTCGCTTCTATTGAGCTCGATGTTTCTATTAAATTTTTCTTATTTGAATTGCAACCAGCGAGAATAAAGCAGCTAATCAGAAGGAATAGAATAATTTTCTTCATTTTCAATTTCCCTTTTTCTGTTTTTTGTAAAGTTTCTTTCCTTCATTAGTTAAAACTCCATTCAAAAGAATTTCAAATGTTTCGTTGAGAGCTTCGTCTCTGGAAATAGGGCTCGTGATTAAGAATTCAGGATTTAAAACATTTCGAACAGCTCCATAAAATATTCTAAAAACGATATCAGGATTAACATCGTTGAACAGACCTTCCTTTTTTCCTGCTTCAATTGTTTGATAGACAATTTTTTCAAGATTTTCTTTCCTGAATTTTTCAATGTAATTCCAGAGTTTTGGTTTATGTTTTTGAATATCATCTACATAACGAAGGCTGAATTGTCTAATTGAATTTTGGATTAAGTTCAATACATTAAGTAATTTCTCAATTGAATTCTTATCGGATTTCATTATTTCAATAATTGAATCAGTTACCTCGCCGGTGAATTTTTTAACTACGCTTGTCAATAAATCATCCTTTGATTTGAAGTGTTTATAAATCGTTTTCTTGCTTATATGATATTCCCTTGCAATTTCATCAATGGAAGTTTTAAAAAATCCATCTGTAAAAAATTTATGGCGGGCTATTTCTAAAATTTTTTCTCGGGATATGGAATTATCATTTTTTCTCATAAGAAACTATAATTGTTTTTTTCGTTTCCAATATATCTAAAATGAAATTCAAGTTCAAAAGTGAGGCTTGAAAGTTAAGGTGATATGGAAGGATAAAAATTAAGTAATATTGAACAAATCCTAGACTAAATAGATAAAGAACTAAAAATTAATTACAAAGCTCAGTTAACAGTGCAAAGGGAATAGATTTAAGCAAACAAAAATTATAATGTTTAATGAGATAAGAGTTATAAAATTTTATTGATAGAATAAATTAATTCGCTTGTAAAATATGACAAATTTTGTCATATTTGAATTGAAAGATTCAGTAGTTAGAAATGCAATTGACTTTAGCTGGTGAATATGCAATTCGAACAATGATCCATCTCGCCGAGAACGAGGATAAAGAAATTATAACAATCAAAGAAATTGCAGAGCTTCAAAATATTCCTGAAAAATTCCTTCGCAAAATTATTCCCCAATTATGCAGTGCTGGTTTGATTAAATCTTATAAAGGTATAAATGGTGGAATTTCATTTGCAAAAAATCCTAATGAAATTACGCCATACGATATTATTCAAGCTGTTGAAGGTCCTCTAGCTTTAAATAAATGTTTAATCGACAAAGAATTTTGTTCAAATACAAGATGGTGTTCGGTTCATACATTATGGTGCGATTTGCTT
Protein-coding sequences here:
- a CDS encoding HlyD family efflux transporter periplasmic adaptor subunit; the protein is MKKIILFLLISCFILAGCNSNKKNLIETSSSIEATNIEVRAKVTGDLQKIFVKEGEEVKKGDTLFLIDPKEILLQYNQAVANYNSALAKYQTILQGVRIEDKAQLREVVRQAEVNFENAKKDFERIKNLFESQSVSQKVFDDAKLRLEISEAQLKSARENLQKAERGPLKSEIDAAKALVDAAKANVELLEKKLSDAAVISPANGYVSLINYDEGELVTSGSLITKIINLDEVFVKVYVNELNLGKIKIGDEVEIKPDAFPDKTFKGKIVFISNEAEFTPKNIQTKDERVKLVYAVKIKIENPEHLLKDGMLCDVLINLK
- a CDS encoding TetR/AcrR family transcriptional regulator; translation: MRKNDNSISREKILEIARHKFFTDGFFKTSIDEIAREYHISKKTIYKHFKSKDDLLTSVVKKFTGEVTDSIIEIMKSDKNSIEKLLNVLNLIQNSIRQFSLRYVDDIQKHKPKLWNYIEKFRKENLEKIVYQTIEAGKKEGLFNDVNPDIVFRIFYGAVRNVLNPEFLITSPISRDEALNETFEILLNGVLTNEGKKLYKKQKKGN
- a CDS encoding Rrf2 family transcriptional regulator, translating into MQLTLAGEYAIRTMIHLAENEDKEIITIKEIAELQNIPEKFLRKIIPQLCSAGLIKSYKGINGGISFAKNPNEITPYDIIQAVEGPLALNKCLIDKEFCSNTRWCSVHTLWCDLLALMRERLSSKSIKELALESMRRRNLLKQKINN
- a CDS encoding ABC transporter ATP-binding protein, whose protein sequence is MSSDKIIQCKNLRKRFNDLIALDDITFEIYKGELFGLVGPDGAGKTTLMKILCGLEKKDEGEILIFGLNSDANRAEINKRIGYLSQKFSLYGDLTIDENIEFFARIHGVKNFQKRRDELLEFTRLTKFRNRLVDHLSGGMKQKTALASALIHQPEILILDEPTNGVDPVSRRDFWTILSELLKQGITILISTPYLDETERCNRIAMLNKGKILALENPAELKKTITKKVYEIICSPVRTAYQLIQKEFKDTEVQMFGDNINLILEESPERYINFLKMNNVDVLHIKEKIPTIENVFIHLLREKELI